Proteins from one Rosa chinensis cultivar Old Blush chromosome 7, RchiOBHm-V2, whole genome shotgun sequence genomic window:
- the LOC112176628 gene encoding uncharacterized protein LOC112176628 has protein sequence MNCTAFNLTTTSPFLPARTTRLRNPHPTLHRFLHFGFTRPKQKRCRFSPPNATSLELPLLPFTLTEVLVPTESKTLHLYEARYLALLEESLLRNKKFFVHFVLDPIIIDDSLEEASFAARNGCLVFIENVERLEVGALVSIRGIGRVKIIKFLQADPYLKGVVIPVQDRVPDSVSRLSPKVFQVKEALCSLNSLEIKLKAPKEAPLQTQIANSLMWTEKELQVDCDEAFFPSLAERVSFAALQPVSGSSQSELLKLQQEKLKAMELKDTMHRLDNSLQFVKDNISMVAAKLAIQSVEMK, from the exons atgaaTTGTACGGCCTTCAATCTCACCACCACCAGCCCCTTTCTCCCTGCAAGGACGACCCGACTCCGAAACCCGCACCCGACCCTCCACCGTTTCCTCCATTTCGGATTCACCCGCCCGAAGCAGAAACGATGCCGTTTCTCGCCGCCAAACGCCACCTCCTTGGAGCTCCCGCTGCTCCCCTTCACCTTGACCGAG GTTCTGGTTCCAACTGAGAGTAAAACACTGCATTTATATGAAGCCAGATATCTTGCTCTTCTCGAGGAG TCATTGTTGAGGAACAAGAAGTTCTTCGTGCATTTTGTGCTGGATCCTATCATTATTGATGATTCATTGGAAGAAGCATCTTTTGCAGCTAGAAATGGTTGTttggtatttatagaaaat GTTGAGAGATTAGAAGTTGGAGCATTAGTCTCTATAAGAGGAATTGGTCGTGTAAAGATTATCAAATTTCTGCAG GCAGATCCTTACTTGAAAGGTGTTGTCATACCCGTGCAGGACAGGGTACCTGATAGTGTAAGCAGATTAAGCCCCAAAGTTTTTCAAGTAAAAGAGGCTTTGTGTAGTTTAAATAGTTTGGAAATCAAACTAAAG GCTCCAAAGGAGGCACCTTTGCAGACTCAAATTGCCAACTCTCTGATGTGGACGGAAAAGGAACTACAAGTGGACTGTGATGAAGCTTTCTTTCCTTCCTTGGCTGAGCGTGTATCCTTTGCAGCACTTCAACCTGTATCAG GATCAAGTCAATCGGAACTTCTGAAGCTGCAGCAAGAGAAATTAAAGGCAATGGAGCTGAAAGACACAATGCATAGGCTAGATAATTCATTACAGTTTGTCAAAGATAATATCTCCATGGTTGCAGCCAAGCTTGCAATACAATCAGTAGAGATGAAGTGA
- the LOC112179727 gene encoding ornithine decarboxylase, translated as MESLPEALPSAPDQFVSNNGLSTDEYFLEKIISTIKKQQNEEAFYVLDLDVVINLMETWKRNLPMVQPFYAVKCNPHPDLLASLVAHGSSFDCASQSEIESILALGVSPDRIIYANPCKASSHIKYAAKVGVNLMTFDSVYEVEKIQKCHPKCSLLIRIKAPDESGCMWTTSSKFGALPEEVSSLLQAAQTVGLEVAGVSFHIGSKSHNSQAYKTAIEAAKAVFQEAARLCMAPMYVLNIGGGFVSEPSFFEAAASAVKTAVETYFSEEERRSLTVIAEPGRFFVETAFTLVTNIIGKRVRGEVRHYWINEGFYGSMMRADPRTLLESCIALKCMSNNSDGNKKNPVIMVRGKRTGSARTYISTVFGPTCDPVDKVLGGEQLPELEVNDWLVFQNMGAYTSACSNKFNGFGSSKITYLTN; from the coding sequence ATGGAGTCCTTGCCTGAAGCTCTACCAAGTGCACCAGATCAGTTTGTGAGCAACAACGGGCTGAGTACTGATGAATATTTCCTTGAGAAAATTATTTCGACGATCAAGAAGCAGCAAAATGAGGAAGCATTTTACGTGCTGGATTTAGATGTTGTCATCAACCTCATGGAAACCTGGAAACGTAACCTTCCGATGGTCCAACCCTTTTACGCTGTTAAATGCAATCCACACCCGGATCTCCTCGCCAGCTTGGTGGCTCATGGCTCAAGTTTCGATTGTGCAAGTCAATCTGAGATTGAGTCCATTTTGGCTCTTGGAGTTTCTCCGGATCGCATAATCTATGCAAATCCCTGTAAAGCTAGCTCTCACATCAAGTACGCTGCCAAAGTTGGTGTTAACCTAATGACTTTCGACTCGGTATATGAAGTTGAAAAGATACAAAAATGCCATCCCAAATGTTCTTTACTTATCCGCATTAAAGCTCCGGACGAAAGTGGGTGCATGTGGACTACGAGTTCCAAGTTCGGTGCTCTCCCTGAAGAAGTGTCCTCGCTTCTCCAAGCCGCTCAAACTGTAGGACTCGAAGTTGCTGGGGTGTCATTTCACATAGGGAGTAAGTCCCACAATTCTCAAGCGTACAAAACAGCTATAGAGGCAGCTAAGGCGGTTTTTCAGGAGGCAGCCAGGCTCTGCATGGCTCCCATGTATGTGTTGAACATTGGTGGCGGCTTTGTGTCTGAGCCATCATTCTTTGAAGCTGCAGCATCAGCCGTGAAAACCGCTGTGGAGACATATTTTTCAGAGGAAGAGCGACGCAGCTTAACAGTGATAGCCGAGCCAGGTCGGTTTTTTGTAGAGACAGCTTTCACGCTTGTCACCAACATCATCGGGAAGCGTGTGAGAGGGGAGGTCAGACACTACTGGATCAACGAAGGGTTTTATGGGTCCATGATGCGTGCGGACCCTAGAACCCTACTTGAATCGTGCATTGCTCTGAAATGCATGTCCAATAACAGTGATGGCAACAAGAAGAATCCAGTCATAATGGTACGCGGCAAAAGAACTGGTAGTGCTCGCACTTATATTTCGACTGTGTTTGGTCCAACGTGTGATCCGGTTGACAAGGTGTTGGGGGGTGAGCAGCTACCAGAACTTGAGGTGAATGATTGGCTGGTGTTTCAGAATATGGGTGCTTATACGTCGGCGTGTAGCAACAAATTTAATGGTTTTGGCTCAAGCAAGATCACCTACCTTACTAACTAA